A genome region from Macaca fascicularis isolate 582-1 chromosome 3, T2T-MFA8v1.1 includes the following:
- the SSPOP gene encoding SCO-spondin isoform X2: MTSLARSCAHLIGPVAAQAAGAQKGRCWAARGGVCGPGSAPAWWTAPATGPGNASRPTAGSASAKTGGPDAADSTRTVLALTFGPPSVDCGWSSWSPWAECLGPCGSQSIQWSFRSPNNPRPSGRGRQCRGIHRKARRCQTEPCEGCEHQGQVHRVGERWRGGPCSVCQCLHNLTAQCSPYCPLGSCPQGWVLVEGTGESCCHCALPGENQTVQPMATPAAAPAPSPQIGFPLATYILPPPGDPCYSPLGLAGLAEGSLHASSQQLEHPTQAALMGAPTQEPRPHGWHAGGHAYAKWHTRPHYLQLDLLQPRNLTGIIVPETGSSNASATSFSLQFSSNGLRWHDYHDILPGILPLPKLFPRHWDDLDPAVWTFGQMVQARFVRAWPRDAHHSDVPLRVELLGCEPGSPPAPLCPGVGLRCASGECALRGRLCDGVLDCKDGSDEEGCVLLPEGTGRFHSTAKTLALSSAQPGQLLHWPGEGLAETEHWPPGQESPTSPTETRPVSPGPASGVPHHGESMQMVTTTPISQMEARTLPPGMAAVTVLPPHPVTPATPAASTVPFTVPTMALPGLPASRALCSPSQLSCGSGECLSAERRCDLRPDCQDGSDEDGCVDCVLAPWSVWSSCSRSCGLGLTFQRQELLRPPLPGGSCPPDRFRSQSCFVQACPVAGAWAMWEAWGPCSVSCGGGHQSRRRSCMDPPPKNNGAPCPGPSQERVPCGLQPCSGGTDCELGRVYVSADLCQKGLVPPCPPSCLDPKANRSCSGHCVEGCRCPPGLLLHDTRCLPLSECPCLVGEELKWPGVSFVLANCSQCVCEKGELVCQPGGCPLPCGWSAWSSWAPCDRSCGSGVRARFRSPSNPPAAWGGAPCEGDRQELQGCHTECGTEVLGWTPWTSWSSCSQSCLVPGGGPGWRSRSRLCPSPGDSSCPGEATQEEPCSPPVCPVPSIWGLWAPWSTCSAPCDGGIQTRGRSCSSLAPGDTSCPGPHSQTRDCNTQPCTAQCPENMVFRSAEQCRQEGGPCPRLCLTHGPGIECSGFCAPGCTCPPGLFLHNASCLPRSQCPCQLHGQLYAPGAMARLDSCNNCTCVSGEMACTSEHCPVACGWSPWTPWSLCSRSCNVGIRRRFRAGTAPPAAFGGAECQGPTMEAEFCSLRPCRGPGGEWGPWSPCSVPCGGGYRNRTRGSGLHSPMEFSTCGLQPCTGPVPGVCPRGKQWLDCAQGPASCAELSTSRGTNKTCHPGCHCPSGMLLLNNVCVPTQDCPCAHEGHLYPPGSTVVRPCENCSCVSGLIANCSSWPCVEGEPTWSPWTPWSQCSASCGPARRHRHRFCARSPSAAPSTVAPLSLPATHTPLCPGPEAEEEPCLLPGCDRAGGWGPWGTWSHCSRSCGGGLRSRTRACDQPPPQGLGDYCEGPRAQGEACQALPCPVTNCTAIEGAEYSPCGPPCPRSCDDLVHCVWRCQPGCYCPPGQVLSSNGAICVQPGHCDCLDLLTGQRHHPGAQLARPDGCNHCTCLEGRLNCTDLPCPVPGGWCPWSEWTLCSQPCRGQTRSRSRACTCPTPQHGGAPCTGETGEAGAQHQREACPSSAMCPVDGAWGPWGPWSSCDTCLGQSHRSRACSQPPTPEGGRPCPGSHTQSRPCQDNSTRCTDCGGGQSLHPCGQPCPRSCQDLSPGSVCQPGSAGCQPSCGCPLGQLSQDGLCVPLARCRCQYQPGAMGIPENQSRSAGSRFSSWESLEPGEVITGPCDNCTCVAGILQCQEVPGCPDPGEWSSWGPWEDCSVSCGGGEQLRSRRCARPPCPGPARQSRTCSTQVCREAGCPAGRLYRECQPGGGCPFSCTHITQQVGCFSEGCEEGCHCPEGTFQHRLACVQECPCVLTVWLLQELGAARADPGQSLGPGDELGSGQTLHTSCGNCSCAHGTLSCSLEDCFEAGGGFGPWSPWGPCSRSCGGLGTRTRSRQCVLPMPVPSGQGCRGPRQGLEYCPSPDCPGAEGSTVEPVTGLPGGWGPWSSWSPCSGSCTDPARPAWRSRTRLCLANCTMGDPLQERPCNLPSCTELPLCPGPGCEAGNCSWTSWAPWEPCSRSCGVGQQRRLRAYRPPGPSGHWCPDILTAYQERRFCNLRACPVPGGWSRWSPWSWCDRSCGGGQSLRSRSCSSPPPKNGGAPCAGEWHQARLCNPTPCEAGCPAGMEVVTCANRCPRRCSDLQEGIVCQDDQVCQKGCRCPKGSLEQDGGCVPIGHCDCTDAQGHIWAPGSQHQDACNNCSCQAGRLFCTAQPCPPPTHCAWSRWSAWSPCSHSCGPGGQQSRFRSSTSGSWAPECREEQSQSQRCPQPSCPPLCLQGTRPRALGDSWLHGECQQCSCTPEGVICEDTECAVPEAWTLWSSWSDCPVSCGGGNQVRTRACRAAAPHHGSPPCLGPDTQTQPCGQQPCPGLLEACSWGPWGPCSRSCGLGLASRSGSCPCLIAKADPTCNGTFLHLDTQGCYPGPCPEECVWSSWSSWTRCSCQVLVQQRYRHQGPASQGARAGAPCTRLDGHFRPCLIGNCSEDSCTPPFEFHACGSPCAGLCATHLSHQLCQDLPPCQPGCYCPKGLLEQAGGCIPLEQCNCWHTSAAGARITLAPGDRLQLGCKECECRRGELHCTSQGCQGLLPLSEWSEWSPCGPCLPPSTLASASRTALEERWLQDTTSLSPTSAPLLASEQHRHRLCLDPVTGRPWTGAPHLCTAPLRQQRLCPDPGACPDSCQWSLWGPWSPCQVPCSGGFRLRWRGTEAPTGGGCQGPWAQTESCNRGPCPGESCEARNTVFTLDCASQCPRSCADLWDRVQCLQGPCRPGCRCPPGQLVQDGHCVPISSCRCGLPSANASWELAPAQVVQLDCQNCTCVNGSLVCPHQGCPVLGPWSAWSSCSAPCGGGTMERHRSCEGGPGMAPCQAQDTEQRQECNLQPCPECPPGQVLSACATSCPRLCWHLQPDAICVQEPCQPGCGCPGGQLLHNGTCMPPTACPCTQHSLPWGLTLTLEEQAQELPPGTVLTRNCTRCVCHGGAFSCSLIDCQECPPGEMWQQVAPGELGLCEQTCQDMNATETRSNCSSARASGCVCQPGHFRSQAGPCVPEDLCECWHLGHPHLPGSEWQEACESCLCLSGRPVCTQRCSPLTCAQGEEMVLEPGSCCPSCRREALEEQLPSCQLLTELRNFTKGTCYLDKVEVSYCSGYCPSSTHVMPEEPYLQSQCDCCSYRLDPESPVRILNLRCLGGHTEPVVLPVIHSCQCSSCQGGDFSKH; this comes from the exons CCAGAAGGGCAGGTGCTGGGCAGCGAGGGGTGGTGTGTGTGGCCCCGGCAGTGCCCCTGCCTGGTGGACGGCGCCCGCTACTGGCCCGGGCAACGCATCAAGGCCGACTGCCGGCTCTGCATCTGCCAAGACGGGAGGCCCCGACGCTGCCGACTCAACCCGGACTGTGCTG GCCCTGACTTTTGGCCCTCCCTCAGTGGACTGTGGCTGGTCCTCCTGGTCGCCCTGGGCTGAGTGTCTGGGCCCCTGTGGAAGTCAGAGCATCCAGTGGTCCTTCCGGAGCCCCAACAACCCCCGCCCCTCCGGCCGAGGTCGCCAGTGCCGTGGCATCCACCGCAAGGCACGCAG GTGCCAGACGGAGCCCTGTGAGGGGTGTGAGCACCAGGGCCAGGTCCACCGTGTCGGGGAACGCTGGCGTGGGGGCCCCTGCAGTGTGTGCCAGTGTCTGCACAACCTCACCGCACAATGCTCACCCTACTGCCCGCTCGGCAGCTGCCCCCAG GGCTGGGTCTTGGTGGAGGGAACGGGAGAATCATGCTGCCACTGTGCCCTACCTG GAGAGAACCAGACAGTCCAGCCCATGGCCACTCCTGCTGCAGCTCCGGCTCCCAGTCCCCAGATCGGATTCCCTTTGGCCACTTACATTCTGCCTCCACCAGGAG ACCCCTGCTATTCTCCCCTGGGGCTGGCAGGACTGGCTGAGGGGAGCCTGCATGCATCGTCCCAGCAGCTGGAACACCCCACCCAGGCTGCCCTCATGGGGGCTCCCACCCAGGAGCCCAGGCCTCACGGATGGCACGCTGGAGGGCATGCTTATGCCAAGTGGCACACTCGGCCCCATTACCTGCAGCTGGACCTGCTTCAGCCCCGGAACCTCACTG gcaTCATAGTGCCAGAGACTGGCTCTTCCAACGCGTCTGCCACCAGCTTCTCACTCCAGTTCAGCAGCAATGGTCTACGCTGGCATGACTATCATGACATCCTGCCTGGCATCTTGCCCCTGCCCAAG CTTTTCCCCAGACACTGGGACGACCTGGACCCTGCCGTATGGACTTTTGGCCAGATGGTGCAGGCGAGGTTTGTCAGGGCGTGGCCCCGCGATGCCCACCACAGCGATGTCCCCCTGCGGGTGGAGCTGCTGGGCTGTGAGCCAG GGTCCCCACCGGCACCTCTGTGCCCAGGGGTTGGACTCCGCTGTGCCAGTGGTGAGTGTGCCCTGAGAGGGCGCCTGTGCGACGGTGTTCTGGACTGTAAGGATGGCTCGGACGAGGAGGGCTGTGTGCTGCTACCTGAGGGCACTGGCAG ATTCCATTCCACAGCCAAGACCCTGGCCCTCTCCTCCGCCCAGCCGGGACAGCTGCTGCACTGGCCCGGGGAG GGCCTGGCAGAGACTGAGCACTGGCCTCCCGGACAGGAGTCCCCCACGTCCCCAACAG AGACAAGGCCCGTGAGTCCTGGCCCAGCCTCTGGGGTACCTCACCATGGGGAATCCATGCAGATGGTGACCACCACCCCCATATCCCAGATGGAGGCTAGGACCCTGCCACCAGGTATGGCAGCTGTGACGGTGCTGCCCCCACACCCAGTGACTCCAGCAACCCCTGCTG CAAGCACTGTGCCCTTCACGGTGCCTACCATGGCCCTGCCTGGGCTTCCAGCCTCAAGGGCCCTCTGTTCCCCAAGCCAGCTGAGCTGTGGCAGCGGGGAGTGTCTGTCTGCTGAGCGGCGCTGTGACCTGCGGCCTGACTGCCAGGACGGCTCGGACGAGGATGGCTGTG TGGACTGCGTGCTGGCCCCCTGGTCTGTCTGGAGCAGCTGCAGCCGCAGCTGTGGCCTGGGCCTCACCTTCCAGCGCCAGGAGCTGCTGCGGCCTCCTCTGCCAGGGGGCAGCTGCCCACCTGACCGGTTCCGAAGCCAGTCCTGCTTTGTGCAGGCCTGCCCAG TGGCTGGGGCATGGGCCATGTGGGAGGCCTGGGGGCCCTGCAGTGTCTCCTGTGGGGGTGGCCATCAGAGTCGCCGGAGAAGCTGTATGGACCCCCCACCAAAGAATAATGGTGCCCCCTGCCCCGGGCCCTCCCAAGAGAGGGTACCCTGCGGCTTGCAGCCCTGCTCAGGTGGCACAG ACTGCGAGCTGGGCCGTGTGTATGTGAGTGCTGATCTGTGCCAGAAGGGGCTAGTGCCCCCGTGCCCACCCTCCTGCCTGGATCCCAAGGCTAACAGAAGCTGCAGTGGGCATTGCGTGGAAG GATGCCGCTGTCCCCCGGGACTCCTTCTGCATGACACTCGCTGCCTGCCCCTCTCTGAGTGCCCCTGCCTGGTGGGCGAAGAGCTGAAGTGGCCGGGGGTGTCCTTCGTCCTGGCCAACTGCAGCCAATG TGTGTGTGAGAAGGGGGAGTTGGTGTGCCAACCAGGGGGCTGCCCCCTGCCCTGCGGCTGGTCAGCCTGGTCCTCCTGGGCTCCCTGCGACCGCTCCTGTGGCTCTGGAGTGAGGGCCAGGTTCAG GTCTCCCTCCAACCCTCCGGCAGCCTGGGGAGGCGCCCCCTGTGAAGGTGACAGGCAGGAACTGCAGGGCTGCCACACAGAGTGTGGGACAG AGGTGCTGGGCTGGACGCCCTGGACTTCCTGGTCCTCCTGCTCCCAGAGCTGCCTTGTCCCCGGAGGGGGCCCTGGCTGGCGCAGTCGTTCCCgactctgccccagccctggggatTCATCCTGCCCAGGAGAGGCCACCCAGGAGGAGCCCTGCAGCCCCCCTGTATGCCCAG TGCCAAGCATCTGGGGTCTGTGGGCTCCCTGGTCCACTTGCTCAGCCCCCTGTGACGGAGGCATCCAGACACGTGGGCGCAGCTGCTCCAGCTTGGCTCCTGGGGACACCTCGTGCCCAGGACCCCACAGTCAGACCAGGGACTGCAACACGCAGCCCTGCACAG CCCAGTGCCCAGAGAACATGGTGTTCCGCTCAGCAGAGCAGTGTCGCCAGGAGGGGGGTCCTTGCCCTCGGCTGTGCCTGACGCACGGCCCTGGGATAGAGTGTTCGGGCTTCTGCGCCCCTGGCTGCACCTGCCCCCCTGGTCTCTTCCTGCACAATGCTAGCTGCCTGCCCCGCAGTCAGTGCCCCTGCCAGCTGCACGGGCAGCTCTATGCACCAGGAGCAATGGCTCGCCTGGATTCCTGCAACAACTG CACCTGTGTCTCCGGGGAGATGGCATGCACCTCGGAGCACTGCCCAG TGGCCTGTGGCTGGAGTCCCTGGACCCCGTGGAGTCTCTGTAGCCGCAGCTGCAACGTGGGCATTCGGCGCCGTTTCCGGGCAGGCACTGCACCCCCAGCTGCCTTTGGGGGTGCTGAGTGCCAAGGCCCCACCATGGAGGCTGAATTCTGCAGCCTGCGGCCATGCCGAG GTCCTGGTGGGGAATGGGGCCCTTGGTCTCCGTGCTCCGTGCCCTGCGGTGGTGGCTACAGGAACCGCACCCGGGGCAGTGGCCTGCACAGCCCCATGGAGTTCTCCACCTGTGGCCTGCAGCCCTGCACAG GGCCAGTGCCTGGCGTGTGTCCCAGGGGCAAGCAGTGGCTGGACTGTGCCCAGGGCCCTGCCTCCTGTGCAGAGCTCAGCACTTCAAGAGGGACTAACAAGACCTGCCACCCTGGCTGCCACTGCCCCTCTGGGATGCTCCTGCTG AACAATGTGTGTGTGCCCACCCAGGACTGCCCTTGTGCCCACGAGGGGCACCTCTACCCTCCAGGCAGCACTGTGGTTCGTCCATGTGAAAACTG CTCCTGTGTCTCCGGGCTTATCGCCAACTGCAGCTCCTGGCCTTGTGTGGAGG GTGAACCCACGTGGTCACCCTGGACCCCTTGGAGCCAGTGTTCAGCCTCCTGTGGCCCTGCCCGACGCCATCGGCACCGGTTCTGTGCCAGGTCCCCCAGTGCAGCGCCATCCACCGTGGCTCCGCTGTCCCTGCCAGCCACCCACACACCTCTCTGCCCAGGCCCCGAGGCTGAGGAGGAGCCATGTCTCCTGCCAGGGTGTGATC gagctgggggatGGGGTCCATGGGGAACATGGTCCCACTGTAGCCGGAGCTGTGGGGGAGGCCTGCGGAGCCGGACCCGGGCCTGTgaccagcccccaccccagggcctggGGGATTACTGCGAGGGGCCGCGGGCCCAGGGGGAGGCCTGCCAGGCTCTGCCCTGCCCAG TGACCAACTGCACCGCCATTGAAGGGGCAGAGTATAGTCCCTGTGGCCCTCCATGCCCTCGCTCCTGTGATGACCTAGTG CACTGCGTGTGGCGCTGCCAGCCTGGCTGCTACTGCCCACCAGGCCAGGTACTGAGTTCCAACGGGGCCATCTGCGTGCAGCCGGGTCACTGTGACTGCCTGGACCTGCTGACCGGGCAGCGGCACCATCCGGGTGCTCAGCTGGCAAGGCCTGACGGCTGCAACCACTG CACCTGCCTGGAGGGGAGGCTGAACTGCACAGACCTGCCCTGCCCAG TGCCCGGAGGCTGGTGCCCATGGTCGGAGTGGACACTGtgctcccagccctgcaggggccAGACCAGGAGCCGCTCCAGGGCCTGCACCTGCCCCACTCCTCAGCATGGGGGTGCCCCATGCACCGGGGAGACTGGGGAGGCAGGGGCCCAGCATCAGAGGGAGGCCTGCCCCAGCTCTGCCATGTGCCCAG TGGACGGAGCCTGGGGCCCGTGGGGGCCATGGTCTTCCTGCGACACGTGCTTGGGGCAGTCCCACCGGAGCCGGGCATGCAGCCAGCCCCCCACCCCTGAGGGAGGGAGGCCCTGCCCTGGGAGCCACACGCAGAGTCGCCCTTGCCAGGACAATTCCACCCGGTGCACAG ACTGTGggggtggccagagcctgcaCCCCTGTGGGCAGCCCTGCCCCCGCTCCTGCCAGGACCTGTCCCCTGGGAGTGTGTGCCAGCCAGGCTCTGCGGGCTGCCAGCCCAGCTGTGGGTGCCCCTTGGGCCAGCTCTCCCAGGATGGGCTGTGCGTGCCCCTGGCCCGCTGCCGCtgccagtaccagcctggagccatGG GGATCCCTGAGAACCAGAGTCGGTCAGCAGGGTCTAGGTTTAGCTCCTGGGAGAGCCTGGAACCAGGAGAGGTGATCACTGGGCCGTGCGACAACTG CACCTGTGTGGCAGGCATCCTGCAATGCCAGGAGGTGCCCGGCTGCCCGGACCCTGGGGAGTGGAGCTCTTGGGGCCCTTGGGAAGACTGCAGTGTTtcgtgtgggggtggggagcagctgCGCTCCCGGCGCTGTGCCCGTCCTCCCTGCCCAGGGCCTGCCCGCCAGAGCCGCACATGCAGCACGCAGGTCTGCAGAG AGGCAGGTTGCCCGGCTGGCCGCCTGTACCGCGAGTGCCAGCCCGGCGGGGGATGCCCCTTCTCCTGCACCCACATCACGCAGCAGGTGGGCTGCTTCTCCGAGGGCTGCGAGGAGGGCTGCCACTGCCCCGAGGGCACCTTCCAGCACCGCCTGGCCTGTGTGCAG GAGTGCCCTTGTGTGCTGACAGTCTGGCTACTGCAGGAGCTGGGAGCCGCCAGAGCTGACCCTGGTCAGTCCCTTGGGCCTGGAGATGAGCTCGGCTCGGGTCAGACACTTCATACAAGCTGCGGCAACTG CTCCTGTGCACATGGGACGCTGTCTTGCTCCCTGGAGGACTGCTTCGAGGCCGGTGGTGGTTTCGGTCCCTGGAGCCCGTGGGGCCCATGCTCCCGCTCCTGTGGTGGGCTGGGCACCCGCACCCGCAGCCGCCAGTGTGTGCTCCCCATGCCCGTCCCCAGTGGTCAGGGCTGCCGTGGGCCCCGCCAGGGCCTTGAGTACTGCCCCAGCCCAGACTGCCCTG GGGCTGAAGGGTCCACGGTGGAGCCAGTGACAGGCCTTCCAG GTGGCTGGGGCCCGTGGTCCTCCTGGTCCCCCTGCTCCGGAAGCTGCACGGACCCTGCTCGCCCTGCATGGCGCAGCCGCACCCGCCTCTGCCTGGCTAACTGCACCATGGGTGACCCATTACAGGAGCGCCCCTGCAACCTGCCCTCGTGCACAG AGCTGCCCCtgtgccctggccctggctgTGAGGCTGGGAACTGTTCCTGGACCTCCTGGGCCCCGTGGGAACCTTGCTCCCGCAGCTGCGGGGTGGGTCAGCAGCGCCGCCTGCGGGCATATCGTCCCCCTGGGCCCAGCGGGCACTGGTGCCCCGACATCCTTACCGCCTACCAAGAGCGCCGCTTCTGTAACCTGCGAGCCTGCCCAG TGCCCGGGGGCTGGTCACGCTGGAGTCCCTGGTCCTGGTGTGACCGCAGCTGTGGGGGAGGCCAATCCCTGAGAAGCCGCAGCTGCTCGAGCCCCCCACCCAAGAACGGGGGTGCCCCCTGTGCTGGGGAGTGGCACCAGGCCCGGCTCTGCAATCCCACGCCTTGTG AGGCCGGCTGCCCAGCAGGCATGGAGGTGGTCACCTGTGCCAACCGCTGCCCCCGCCGCTGCTCAGACCTCCAGGAGGGAATTGTGTGTCAGGACGACCAGGTCTGCCAGAAGGGCTGCCGCTGCCCAAAGG GGTCTCTGGAGCAGGATGGCGGCTGCGTGCCAATTGGGCACTGTGACTGCACCGATGCCCAGGGCCACATTTGGGCCCCGGGGAGCCAGCACCAGGATGCCTGCAACAACTGCTCATGCCAAGCTGGGCGGCTCTTCTGCACGGCTCAGCCCTGCCCGCCTCCCACCCATTGTGCCTGGAGCCGCTGGTCAGCCTGGAGTCCCTGCAGCCACTCATGTGGGCCCGGAGGGCAGCAGAGCCGCTTCCG GTCCTCCACGTCGGGCTCGTGGGCCCCAGAGTGTCGGGAGGAACAGTCCCAGAGCCAGCGCTGTCCTCAGCCCTCGTGCCCACCCCTGTGCCTGCAGGGCACTCGCCCCCGCGCCCTGGGGGACAGCTGGCTGCACGGGGAGTGCCAGCAGTG CTCCTGCACCCCGGAGGGTGTGATCTGCGAAGACACGGAGTGTGCAG TGCCTGAGGCCTGGACGCTGTGGTCCTCCTGGTCTGACTGCCCTGTCTCCTGTGGAGGTGGAAACCAGGTCCGAACCCGGGCCTGCAGGGCCGCAGCCCCTCACCATGGGAGCCCACCCTGCCTGGGCCCTGACACCCAGACCCAGCCTTGTGGGCAGCAGCCTTGCCCAGGGCTGCTGGAGGCCTGCTCCTGGGGCCCGTGGGGGCCCTGTTCCCGCAGCTGTGGCCTGGGCCTGGCCTCTCGCTCTGGGTCCTGCCCCTGCCTGATAGCCAAGGCGGACCCCACCTGCAATGGCACCTTTCTCCACCTGGACACCCAGGGCTGCTACCCAGGGCCCTGCCCGG AGGAGTGTGTGTGgagcagctggagcagctggacgCGCTGCTCTTGCCAGGTGCTGGTGCAGCAGCGCTACCGACACCAGGGCCCGGCGTCCCAAGGGGCCAGGGCAGGCGCCCCCTGCACGCGGCTGGATGGCCACTTCCGGCCTTGCCTTATCGGCAACTGTTCTG AGGACAGCTGCACGCCTCCCTTTGAGTTCCATGCCTGCGGCTCCCCCTGTGCTGGGCTCTGTGCCACACACCTGAGCCATCAGCTCTGCCAGGACCTGCCGCCCTGCCAGCCGGGCTGCTACTGCCCCAAG GGGCTGCTGGAGCAGGCTGGGGGCTGCATTCCCCTGGAGCAGTGTAACTGCTGGCATACCTCAGCAGCGGGAGCCAGGATAACCCTGGCCCCTGGGGACCGCCTGCAGCTGGGCTGTAAGGAGTG TGAATGCCGGCGTGGGGAGCTGCACTGCACCAGCCAGGGCTGTCAAG GTCTTCTGCCTCTGAGTGAGTGGTCCGAGTGGTCGCCCTGTGGGCCCTGCCTGCCGCCCAGCaccctggcctctgcctccagaactgCCCTAGAGGAGCGCTGGCTCCAGGACACAACCAGCCTCtctcccacctcggccccgcTGCTGGCTTCAGAGCAGCACCGCCACCGGCTCTGTCTGGATCCTGTGACAGGGAGGCCCTGGACTGGAGCCCCTCACCTCTGCACTGCACCCCTCCGCCAGCAGCGCCTCTGCCCTGACCCTGGAGCCTGCCCTG ACTCATGCCAGTGGAGTCTGTGGGGGCCATGGAGCCCCTGCCAGGTGCCCTGCAGTGGGGGGTTCAGGCTACGCTGGAGAGGGACAGAGGCCCCCACTGGAGGAGGCTGCCAGGGGCCATGGGCTCAGACAGAAAGCTGCAACAGAGGGCCCTGCCCAG GTGAGAGCTGCGAGGCCCGAAACACTGTATTCACCCTCGACTGTGCCAGCCAGTGCCCACGCAGCTGTGCCGACCTCTGGGACCGCGTTCAGTGTCTACAGGGACCCTGCCGCCCAG GCTGCCGCTGTCCCCCTGGCCAGCTGGTTCAGGATGGGCACTGTGTGCCGATCTCCTCTTGCCGCTGTGGCCTCCCTAGTGCCAATGCCTCTTGGGAGCTGGCCCCGGCCCAGGTGGTGCAGCTGGACTGCCAAAACTG CACCTGTGTCAACGGGTCCCTGGTGTGCCCACACCAGGGGTGTCCAGTCCTTGGGCCTTGGTCAGCCTGGAGCAGTTGCTCGGCCCCCTGTGGTGGGGGCACTATGGAGCGACATCGGAGCTGCGAGGGAGGTCCTGGGAtggcaccatgccaggcccagGACACGGAGCAACGGCAGGAGTGTAACCTGCAGCCCTGCCCTG AGTGCCCCCCTGGCCAGGTGCTTAGCGCCTGTGCCACCTCATGCCCGCGCCTCTGCTGGCATCTGCAGCCTGATGCCATCTGTGTGCAGGAGCCCTGCCAGCCTGGCTGTGGCTGCCCTGGAGGGCAG CTGCTGCACAATGGCACGTGCATGCCTCCCACTGCCTGCCCCTGCACCCAGCATTCTCTGCCCTGGGGCCTCACCCTGACCCTGGAAGAGCAGGCCCAGGAGCTGCCCCCAGGGACTGTGCTCACCCGGAACTGCACCCGCTG TGTCTGCCATGGTGGAGCCTTCAGCTGTTCCCTTATTGACTGTCAGG AGTGCCCCCCTGGAGAAATGTGGCAGCAGGTGGCCCCGGGGGAGCTGGGGCTCTGCGAGCAGACATGCCAGGATATGAATGCCACAGAGACCCGGAGTAACTGCAGTTCGGCTCGAGCCTCGGGCTGTGTGTGCCAGCCTGGGCACTTCCGCAGCCAGGCAGGCCCCTGCGTCCCCGAAGACCTCTGCGAGTGCTGGCACCTCGGGCATCCCCACCTG CCTGGATCTGAATGGCAGGAGGCCTGTGAGAGCTGCCTCTGCCTCAGTGGGAGGCCTGTCTGCACCCAGCGCTGCTCCCCGCTCACCTGTGCTCAG GGCGAGGAGATGGTGCTGGAGCCAGGGAGCTGCTGTCCCTCTTGCCGCAGGGAGGCTCTGG AGGAGCAGTTGCCCTCCTGCCAGCTCCTCACGGAGCTTCGAAACTTCACCAAAGGGACCTGCTACCTGGACAAGGTAGAAGTGAGCTACTGCAGTGGGTACTGCCCGTCCAGCACCCATGTCATGCCAGAG GAGCCATACCTGCAGAGCCAGTGTGACTGCTGCAGCTACCGTCTAGACCCGGAGAGCCCCGTGCGGATCCTGAACCTGCGCTGTCTGGGTGGCCACACAGAGCCCGTGGTGCTGCCAGTCATCcacagctgccagtgcagctccTGCCAGG GAGGTGACTTCTCAAAGCACTAA